A DNA window from Candidatus Rokuibacteriota bacterium contains the following coding sequences:
- a CDS encoding MFS transporter, producing the protein MSRHGRSGIHYAWVVLAAATLVLLAAAGMRSSFGVFIKPMEAEFGWDRASLSMVASLSLLLYGAAGPVVGRLADRWGPRGVLACATALLAAGALATAQVGALWQLYLTAGILTALGAGGMAMSVAASLAARWFDTRRGLVLGVAGGGMAAGQLLIVPLAMTLTVSGGWRLTFVVLGAGFLLLILPLALGLIRNDPRDLGLAPYGAVAESSPETARETLAERTGFLEAAGTVPFWLLAGSFWVCGYTTSGLVLTHLIPHATEHGFHATQAAQALGLMGALNIVGTVASGWICDRFGQKGPLAGYYFLRGLSLIFLPYVGTVPGLFAFAAIFGLNYISTVPATTALTAKIYGRYSVGELSGWIFFSHQVGAAFGSAVGGYLYDQLGDYTLAFHSAAAVAFVATAVVLAIRDQPVAGGPPQPEVVPRAGGY; encoded by the coding sequence ATGAGCCGGCACGGAAGAAGCGGCATCCACTATGCGTGGGTGGTCCTCGCAGCGGCGACGCTGGTCCTCCTCGCCGCGGCTGGCATGCGATCCTCGTTCGGCGTCTTCATCAAGCCGATGGAGGCAGAGTTCGGCTGGGATCGAGCCTCGCTCTCGATGGTGGCCTCGCTCTCCCTCCTCCTCTACGGCGCGGCGGGCCCGGTTGTCGGCAGACTGGCCGATCGCTGGGGTCCGCGCGGGGTGCTTGCATGCGCGACCGCGCTCCTCGCTGCCGGAGCGTTGGCGACCGCTCAGGTGGGCGCGCTCTGGCAGCTCTACCTCACGGCCGGGATCCTCACCGCGCTGGGCGCAGGCGGTATGGCGATGTCCGTCGCCGCTTCCCTGGCCGCGCGCTGGTTCGACACCCGGCGCGGTCTGGTGCTCGGGGTCGCGGGAGGAGGGATGGCGGCCGGCCAGCTCCTGATTGTTCCGCTCGCAATGACGCTCACGGTGTCCGGGGGGTGGCGCCTGACCTTCGTCGTCCTCGGTGCGGGCTTCCTCCTGCTAATCCTGCCTCTCGCTCTGGGCCTCATCCGCAACGATCCCCGGGACCTCGGCCTCGCACCCTACGGCGCCGTGGCGGAGTCCTCGCCCGAGACAGCCCGGGAGACTCTAGCCGAGCGCACGGGGTTTCTCGAGGCGGCGGGCACGGTACCCTTCTGGTTGCTCGCCGGAAGCTTCTGGGTCTGCGGCTATACCACATCTGGCCTGGTTCTGACCCACCTCATTCCCCACGCGACAGAGCACGGGTTCCACGCAACGCAGGCGGCCCAGGCGCTGGGCCTCATGGGCGCACTCAACATCGTGGGGACCGTCGCCTCAGGCTGGATCTGCGACCGGTTCGGGCAGAAAGGGCCCCTGGCCGGCTACTACTTCCTGCGCGGGCTCTCGCTGATCTTCCTGCCGTACGTCGGGACAGTGCCCGGACTTTTCGCGTTCGCCGCGATCTTCGGACTGAACTACATCTCGACGGTGCCGGCCACGACAGCGCTCACCGCGAAGATCTACGGCCGATACTCGGTGGGCGAGCTATCGGGGTGGATCTTCTTCTCCCATCAGGTCGGCGCCGCCTTCGGGTCGGCGGTGGGCGGGTACCTCTACGACCAGCTCGGGGACTACACGCTCGCCTTCCACTCCGCCGCCGCGGTGGCCTTCGTGGCGACCGCCGTGGTCCTCGCGATCCGGGATCAGCCGGTCGCAGGAGGCCCCCCGCAGCCGGAAGTAGTGCCACGGGCCGGAGGCTACTGA
- a CDS encoding zinc-dependent alcohol dehydrogenase family protein, translated as MRCVRFDRFGDPAEVLQVHNVPTPSPGPGEALVRMRARPINPSDLLTVRGFYGVSPQLPATPGYEGMGVIEAVGPDVRGVQVGQRVIPLRAPGTWQEFLVVKAGNLVPAPDSLSDESAAQFVVNPLSAWIMVTEELALQPGQWLLQTAAGSTLGRIVLQVAKLRNVKTINVVRRREQAQELKALGADQVICTEDEDLVQRVMAVTNGAGVPAAIDAVGGQVAGSVVQALGPGGVMLSYGLLSLEPILINGALTIFRTLSVRGFWLTAWFRRAPAEKQRAVMGEVLSHMAKGEIVPPVEAKYDLGDITEAVRHAERPGRRGKVLLVG; from the coding sequence ATGCGATGCGTCAGGTTTGACCGGTTTGGTGACCCGGCAGAGGTGCTCCAGGTTCACAACGTGCCAACACCTTCGCCCGGCCCGGGCGAAGCGCTCGTTCGAATGCGCGCGCGCCCGATCAACCCCTCAGATCTCCTGACCGTGCGCGGCTTCTACGGCGTGTCACCCCAGCTTCCGGCGACGCCGGGGTACGAGGGTATGGGCGTCATCGAAGCCGTTGGGCCCGACGTGCGCGGAGTTCAGGTCGGCCAGCGCGTCATTCCCCTTCGCGCGCCGGGAACCTGGCAGGAATTTCTCGTCGTGAAGGCCGGGAACCTCGTCCCGGCACCTGACAGCCTCAGTGACGAGAGCGCGGCCCAGTTTGTCGTCAACCCCCTCTCGGCCTGGATCATGGTGACGGAAGAGCTGGCTCTCCAGCCGGGACAGTGGCTGCTCCAGACCGCCGCCGGCTCGACGCTCGGGCGCATCGTGCTGCAGGTCGCGAAGCTCCGGAACGTGAAGACGATCAATGTGGTCCGTCGTCGGGAGCAGGCGCAGGAGTTGAAAGCGTTAGGGGCGGATCAAGTGATCTGCACGGAGGATGAGGACCTCGTTCAACGGGTCATGGCTGTCACCAATGGGGCCGGCGTGCCGGCGGCAATTGATGCGGTGGGCGGGCAGGTCGCGGGCAGCGTCGTGCAGGCGCTCGGACCGGGAGGGGTCATGCTTAGCTACGGCCTCCTCTCCCTCGAGCCGATCCTGATCAACGGCGCGCTGACGATCTTCCGCACGCTGTCAGTGCGCGGCTTCTGGCTGACCGCGTGGTTCCGACGCGCGCCTGCCGAGAAGCAACGCGCAGTCATGGGCGAGGTGTTGAGTCACATGGCGAAGGGGGAGATCGTCCCGCCGGTCGAGGCCAAGTACGACCTCGGCGATATCACGGAGGCCGTCCGCCACGCCGAGAGGCCGGGTCGTCGCGGGAAGGTTTTGTTGGTAGGCTGA